From Dermacentor albipictus isolate Rhodes 1998 colony chromosome 8, USDA_Dalb.pri_finalv2, whole genome shotgun sequence:
GAGCATCTCGAAAGCGGCACCTTGCACAAGATACCCCAGGAGCATCACGGCCTCCAGGGACAGAATCTTAGAGTCGATGATGACACCGCTGAGAGCTCTGGAGACGATGTCACTCGCGGAGAAAGCGTGAAGAAGATAAACTGAGCTTGAAGGTTCAACGCCATGGTCACTTGCTAGGTCTGTTGAAAGCATGACGTATAATGCCATCCCGAAGTTCACAACCGTGAACGACACAGCACTCACTAAAAATGATAGTGTGGTGAATGGTGCCAGTTTATGCTTGAAACACTCAACAACGTAATTTCTCTCCAGCCTGCTGCTCGTCGAAAAGCGGGAGGAGGTGGGTGTACCATTGGTATTAGTTAAGCTGATACGTTGCACATTTTCCTCTACACTCCTTTTGTCCAAGAAAAGATGCAGTTCATCGTTACTTTCAACACATTTCGCTATATTGGTGTCTTGAGAAGTGGTATCCCCGCCTACAGGACTCCTTGTAGTGCTAACAGCGTCGAACGCTCGGCGTTTTCTTTTGCCCAAGAATTTGTGCTTATCTAACCATGGTGGGTCTCTTAGAGCGATGCAGCATGGAAATGCGTTCATCAAGATGGCTCCATAGAGTAAGAACGCGGCGTGGATACCATAGCGTGAGTAGAAGAGATCTATAAGCGGTGGAAAGACGATTGTGTTGAGTCCTCCGGCGGTGAACATCAAGCTGCAGGCGGTGGCCCTCCGCTTCTCGAAGTACTGTGCCACGAGCAGGTTAACAGCGATGTATAGCCCCGAAAGCGTGATCCCTGAAATAGTGAACGAAAGAAGCtgtttcatttttaaaacttcaAGAGTCCGCCGGAAGCATGAAGCATTCGCATGTAGGAAGAATATCTGTGCGtgcatgatttctttttcttaaaagtTAAAGGATTTGTGCGCTCCTCTGAAATCAACTTCAAGATAAGCCAGCATGCAGAGCTAGCAACAGCAAATCGTCTTCGACGACTATGCGCAAGTCTGAACCATTTATTAAAAGAAAGTTTGATTTTATCGCTGCTTGAGTTGCAAACTCAGATCGTGGGAGCCGTCGTCTTGAGGGTCCAAGAAATCTACAAGTGCACATCAACTTGTGTTTGATGGAACGTGGCTTGTGCACATGTTTCTTGCTGGAGCAGTGCATTTGTGCTCATGTGATTCTATAAAATTGGTTGTACCCGTGAATTTGGGGCTGGGCAATTTTCCTGTTGAACACTTTTACATGGGAAGTAGCACTTAGCCCCGAAAAAATTATTTTGCTAACGAGAGCTGGACGTTCTACGTACAAAAATACTGCTTGTTGCAGAATAAAGGTGAGTATAATGTAAGCGTTCCTTTTTAGGCGTTGATTGGCCGTCCTTGAAAGAATCATCATAGAATTGACTCATCTACGCCGTTGGTCCCACAGCCTTCAAGAAGTGCTCACATTACGAACCACATTGAAGCTGCCGTGCATCGGCGTGCGGACATACGGGAAACTCACTCACTTCGGTTAAAAAGCTCTTGGATAAGCCCAAATTCGTTTGCACCACTTCTGGATTCATCAAGTTCACCAATCAATTGTCACTAGGATTGACTCACGTTATCTACGAAAGACAAAATGACGACAGACCAAACCACGAATGGGTTGGCAAGAGAGTGCGTCGTTGCAAAACAAGTTATTGGACATGATGCAACAAAGCTTACCGTTGACATTCTGCTCTAACAATATTTTTATGTCTGATGACACTATCGCGTGGTGTTGATAGGAGCTGGGATATCGATATATCAGTCGATATCCGTTTGTACACAGAACAAAGTGTGTGATGACAATGCTTTCTATGGGTTAACTGCTTGTCCTATATTTGTTTCACTTGTGAGAGATTCGGACTTGCTCGGTAGAAGATACGCACACAGTAATTCCGCGGAAGCAGGGCTTTTCGGTAGGAGCAGCCATCAGGTTACGTTCAAGACAAGGGCCGCATTTGAAATCTTCAAAGAACACTAGACCT
This genomic window contains:
- the LOC135901533 gene encoding monocarboxylate transporter 5-like, encoding MFTAGGLNTIVFPPLIDLFYSRYGIHAAFLLYGAILMNAFPCCIALRDPPWLDKHKFLGKRKRRAFDAVSTTRSPVGGDTTSQDTNIAKCVESNDELHLFLDKRSVEENVQRISLTNTNGTPTSSRFSTSSRLERNYVVECFKHKLAPFTTLSFLVSAVSFTVVNFGMALYVMLSTDLASDHGVEPSSSVYLLHAFSASDIVSRALSGVIIDSKILSLEAVMLLGYLVQGAAFEMLAWFGTFHMMLAASALMGLTCGARIALQAPMIAKDFGLKKLPVVMGAIYFCIGVALLLRPPIVGYFRDRHGFYSGLLHSTAVVNGLLVVVWIIKLLNGRKEVLPTKADQYSEEIRKELGTELLEPGRTAASDAGQ